The genomic region CATCCTTGGCTAAATTAAAAAACAGATTAAAGCTTTTCAGGTTATGTGAGACTGGGATTTGCCTAGAGCATCTCCAATCTCTCCAGACAGTTCAGTGGGTAATACAGGGAACTATGCAGCTCTGCAATTACATTACCTCACGTCAGATGGATAGAAATCCTCCCAACTTTATATTACAGCCTTTCACACGATGCCTTCACGTCTGGCAGAGGGATACAGACTACGTTCCTGACTACAGTAGCACCATTTGCACCCAAAAGATACGTGCACACACCCAAATGTTTTGTATGCAcgtggtaacacacacacaggtgtgtgTAATAGGAGGCATGCAGTAGGGAAAGCACACAGGGCGACAGTAAATACCGTGTGCACCTCCAAACTCTCTGGAATTGCATGTGCAATGTGAAAGGATATGAGGATGTCATGCTTGTGCatttgcattcaaaatgttcacaTACAGTACATTAGATGATTGGTTTATCTTTAAAGTGTCAATAAAtgcaaaattagaaaagtaagAAAAGACAGATTTAATTATTGACTAAAAATCATCGTTACCCTCGTTTAATAACAATCTCCCTTAATCTCCTGGAGTTTTATACTATTTTATACACCTATACAGTTTTGACAGCTGAGACATGATTATTGCTTTAGATGCCAGCAAACATCTCAGATCTGTCTTATCCTTCTCTTCTGATAGAGGAAGCGAGGAAGTCATAGTCCAGCTCAAATCTTTTTTATGCTCTTGTTTTCCATCCGGTTGAACTTTTTTTCCGAAGTGCTGGTCTAAGACTCAAGGCAGTTTCTTCATTTGCTCATCATGTCTTCCAGTTGGGGGTTGATGAAGGAGAATCCGGCGAACGCTGCCTGGTCCATGGAGTCGATGAGGTTCTTGTCGGCGTGGGAGAGACGCGGCTTCTCGCTCAGGAACTCTCGATCAAAGTTGCTGCAGTCACTGGGGGAtttctgtgggggggggggggggggcagtgtaaggaaatatttatgtattcatgcaaactgtgaagaagcttgaaaatgatttgagtaagaaaactgtgaactgtttttggggcctgtgaacatttggttttgtgaggacaaaggaagagggggaaggtgtggagttgacatacagtcatctcagatccctgtgataaggaagctgagccactgggattggggacttaagatgtgagctgttgatactaatttgggcagccaatcactggtctggaagggaggcgcagataactcctccttgggtcagcgaggtatatagacaggaaccccgctgtgttctgcctctctctccttGTGCCGCTGGGACTGGAGgtctggcggcctgtgggcaggagccaggagtaggccaaactcctgacattacacatatgatacgatatggttgtgtatggtaatgtatttgattgtattgcattgtatattaccattaaagtggattattgtttaacggttaagtgtatgctctggattcccttcatgtaagataacagcttgtgtaggaacgcgaggagatttggaaatgcggcctagttaCCACCAAAATCTCCTAACAGCAGTCAGGGATTTCAGTTAATGTAACAAAGCACACTCAAGTCATCCGTTTCCTGGATGCAATCTTTATCATACAGGTAACTCATATTTCAGGGTAATTGAAAAAGGCTCATACCACTTTGGGCTTAAACGGCGGCACCATCTCTCTCTTCTCCAGTGCTGGCCAGTTGATGGTTTTAAAGAACGGATGTGCACGGATGTCTCCCACCACGCCCAACCTGCGAGTGGAATCTCGCTCAAACAACTGGAAAAAGGAAGAAAGAAGATTTTGATTAGAGAAACAACACAGATCAGCTCCCCTTAATACTGAATGCCACGTAGGTCTGCACTGAATAGCTTTTTTCACAAAGTTGAATTCTATACAAATAATGAAGTGTTTTATTTGCAGATAAAGGTTACGCTCCACTAATAGGATATTTGTAGAATAAGATATCAGGGGTGGCTGCGTAGAATTGTTTTGGCCCCGGGTGAAATCTCGGCAGTGAAATCTATTCTTGTGTGTGAATTCAACACAATCTGTGAATATGTGGAACAAAGCGTGCTTCATAACCGATGTAGTTACCAGTTCAATGAGGCTCTTGGTCTCCTTGGTGATCCAGCGAGGGTAGTGAGGCGTGTCCGACCGGATGGAGTCAAACAGCTCGTCCTCGTCGTCGCCTTGGAAAGGGGACTGACCAATCAGCATCTCGTACACCAGCACGCCGAAAGACCACCAGTCGACTGAGAAGGTGTACTTCTGTCCCAGCAGGATCTGAGAGGAGAGACGGGTTCACAGGACATATCAGAGTAAGGACGCACAGTGTGTAGATGCAAGCTCTCTGACGACTAAAGGTGTCTTTAAACTGAATGATTGAAGGGATGCATGTCGAGGTAAGAAAGGGGCTCTttaaaacataaacaaatagAGATATTCTAGACAAATTGGCTAAATAAATTGGTTTTAAAGAGGTCCTGTTGTGCTTTTGGGGGGTTTCACCTTCCTGTACAGTGCTGTATActgtaggtttgtgtgcatgtaaaaggtctgaaaaggctaaaatcccaaagctcCCTCCAGTGGGAGAGACACTCAATCTTTAAGGACTCAAAGCTAACCTCTGGTGCGATATAGTCTGGTGTCCCGCAGAATGTGGTGGCTCTGACGTCTCCGAACACTTTCTCTTTGCACATGCCAAAGTCCGCTATCTTTATGTGTCCGTCCTTGTCCAGCATCACATTGTCCAGCTTCAGATCTCTGATGAAGGACACGGGAGGAGATGTATACAATGTACAATCCTGTTTGAAGTACCGTAGTGGAAATTGGCTGTGAGATCTAACCTGTAGATGATTCCTTTTGAGTGGAGGAACTGCAGTCCCACGATTATCTCAGCACCGTAGAATCTGAAGGGTGAAATGGGCAAACGCAACGATTAAAACAAGCTGCTGGTAGTCCATGGTGGAAAATGACAGTCGAGGTATTACTCATAGTTCTCTAGTGCTCACGTGGCTCTGTTGAGATCGAAGCGGCCTTTGTCTTGGATGTGGAACATCAAGTCGCCTCCATTCAGGTACTCCATTACAAAGAAGAGGTGCTCCTGTGCAAACAACAACTTATTGTCAGCTCACTGTCAGACACATCAGACatgaagagtgtgtgtgtgtgtgtgtgtgtgtgtgtgtgtgtgtgtgtgtgtgtgtgtgtgtgtgtgtgtgtgtgtgtgtgtgtgtgagagcctgAGAGGGAATGGATACAGATAAGAGGGCATTGGAGTGTGTTTTATCAACAACTGGGAATTGTCACTGTTGCTGGGGTATTTGCCTTACAATGCTTTTTTAAAATTTTCTTTGGGTACtgttagagatattttattttatttgaaagCATCTAATAATTATATTGCATATTTAATTGACATAATGTATGTATGAAGCAATTTGTTCACATCATTAgaatcattattttaaatatatatattatataagcaGCCACCAGGTATATAAACATGTATATTAGTAGACAGGGAAATTATTCTTTGTTTTTTTGCCtgctataaaatatatttttttaactgCACAAACATAATGGCCAGGACAATGGACTTTTTCCCCGAGTGAGATTTTGTATTTTTTCGAGGACAAATTGCTGCTACTCTTACTTTGGACTGGAAGGTGGAGTAGAGGTGTGTGAGGAAGGGGTTGTCCCAGGCGAGGGCCAGGACCCTCTTCTCCACCATGGTGCACTCCACGTCGTCATCCATGAGAACCACGTCCTTCTTCAGAGCCTTCACAGCGAAGAACTGGCCATGCCCCTTGAGCTCGGCCAGCAGCACCTGGGGAGTCAGAGGGACTCAGAGTGAGCACTTCATCAGGGCGATCACAGCGGTTTCAGGCAGTAGCGAAGAGGTTATTTATATCTCCTGCTCTTTTAGTATTTCTTAATATTCAATGTGTTTGAAAGTGATCTGCCGTCAGACCACAGTGGATATAGATGAACTCTCCATCATGTGCTTCATCAATGGGTCAACCTTCGTGCCGGGTGTATGTCAAATGTAGCATGGAATATATAGTGATGGATGAATGGCTTGGCTCATAACTCATCTCTCACATGTACCAGGCAGTAGCATTGATCTAAGAAAACTAGTTATTCAAAGCTAAAGGTTTTAAAGTTCATTAAGCCACGATTACATGATAAGAGTCTGCCTCTTCAAGACGTGTGCCCTCCAGAGCTTGCTTGTGttgaaaaatacattttttacaGACGTCTTCACATATTTATCCTTCGTGGCAATGTCACCTCGACTGGATTCCTCACTACTTCTTCTTAAGCATGACATTCAAGGACCACACATGGCATAGCTTGAGACACGGGTAATCACTGTTACTACACTGAGAACAGAACACGAACAGGCTTTGCAGACAATCACACGCCACGATTAAGAAGAAAGGGAGTCTTGAATGTGTGAACGCTCGGCGATTATGCAGCCGTGTTACACTGATggtgtctctctttctctctttaacACAGAAACACAGTATATGGTGCAAGTTAAGTGAAAGAGCTGTACAAATTCaatcaaatgtatttttcttGCACATATTTATACATTAAAACACTTGTAATGACCTATGACTAATCACCTTttcaatgatcccaatacactATACTAAAACGTGGAGTATTTCTGCTCATAAATGCCATGGTTACATTCACATGGGGATCACTTAAGGAATATTGTGTTTGTTAACCATATATGTATTGTATAACATCATTGACATAACAAGTGTTTCTATATTAGTATTATTTCATGTTGAACCAGGGGAAGGACTAAACGTTGGGACCAGGGGGCGTACCTTGCCAAAGCTGCCTTTGCCCAGCACCTTGTGGAACACCAGGTGGTTCATGGTGATGCGAACCCTGGAAACAGTCGGCGTGACTGGGGCGGGGGTCGGGCCCACCACGCGCCCGCCATTCTCATCTGCTATCGATACACATTTGCACACACAGAGTAAATACATATGCAAATCGGAATGCAAAGACGAATACAAACTCACACAAAGGATAAGGATTTGAGGAGGTGAACAAAGGTAAACAGACTATCGGCGACATTTGGGTTCAACCGTTAAATGGTCAAACTTGATTAGATCTCACAATGTTGGATTAAGGTGCGCCCTGCAATGAACGCATCTTACCACCAGGGTCTACTGCTGCATCTCTGATGTCTTGATAGATGCCAAAATCGTCTGCATTGGGAGCAGGCGTCTTCATAGATTTCTAGGGTTGAAGAACAGACGTTGTACATCTACAATGAATCATTttataataatattactttttaaaaaaacactaaATGGCGTACACACCTGGCTGATTTGAAGCAGAGCCTCTGCCAGTAGTTTCTGGTTGATTCCACACAGATTGGCCACTTTCTTCTGACAGTTACTATGAACGTTCATGCTGCAGtctggagagaggggggggggggattgatTGAAGTGGCGAAAGGAAATACAAAGAGAAGATTGTCAGAGTCATGGTGGCAGGAGAAAGGCAGATATGATGAGGTCAAATAAACGCATTTCACCCACCATCACATTTTAGGCCCTGCTTGTAGAGACCCCAGAGCAGGCTGCCACAGTGGTCACAGAAAGTGGGGCTCTTGTAGTTATACTGCTTGAAGCGATGCGGCATGTCGATCTTGAAGCGCTCTTTCTggaactacacacacacacacacacacacacacacacacacacacacacacacacacacacacacacacacacacacacacacacacacacacacacacacacacacacacacacacacacacacacacacacacacacacacacacacacacacacacacacacacacacacacacacacacacacacacacacatttaagctCAGAACAAAATCTAAATGTCAGAGCTAATACTTTCTTATTGATTCTAATGCTGATGTGTGTTATCTTGAATTGAATCTGATTTAAGTTGTACTGAAGAATTGAATTGCAAAAATAACTTTGCATTGCTTCGAGTAAGAAGTAAACATACGGAGCGATATAATGATTAATGGACTAATTATTATGCCATAAGAGAAACAAGGAAGGAATTCAAAGTCATTATTGAACCGCAGCGGGAAAAAGTAATAAATGGTCTGATCTGAGGGGGGGCTGGGCATCGACGTTGGAGAACTTTGCTCACCACGGTGTCGCGGCTGTTGGCTGCCGTCCCAGTGCACCTGCCGATGATTTTGTCGATGCATTTCTTGTGGATAGCCGCATTGCATTCTGGGTGAAAAAATAAAGTGTGTTAActttgaacatttaaaaaaagaaagtgtaCATTTTGATGAAAATGTGGTTGATGAAACACTCACGTCTGCACTTGTAGCCTTGCTTGTTGAAACCCCTGTATGGTAGAACAAggaatataattaatacattaaaaaaagcaatttatatatataaaaacatcaAGAGTTAGGTTTATGTTTATTCtattttcctttttatttcacattatttttgaatgtttttattcttaaaaaatatatatattttattgaatCTAGTCCAAATTGAAGCAACTGTAATGAATCCCAATTTctccctggataaataaagtattgtAATTCAGATTGGTgtgagagaaagaaagatatATATATGGCTGCTCAAATGTAAGCAATGTATACAGGATGTATGGCAGGATGGTTTTCAATAGTATGACTGTGCTTAAGACAGTGCTGTACTGTAGCTACGCAGGAGATACTTAGCAATTCCTTCATGCAACAGCTACCAAATGACATCTGCGCTGTCCACTAAGTATtatgttagtccaaaaacaagCATGGGATGAATCACGATAAACTGTTACTGCAGTTGGCACAGCACTGACTCATCGTTTGTATTTGTTATTAGCATAGCTGTAATCCTACACATAGATCACAAGACTGAAACTTGACAAGTGGCCACAGAGCCAAGCAGATATTcagacaacaaaaacaacaacaactgacTTTCCCTCCCTGTCTCTGAAGGGGAGACGGGAGGGGCTTGGCTCACAGGTTAGTGCTGCTAACACAGTTGGAAGACACTTGACAGCTTTTGTGGGATTTCCCTAGACTCTGACTCATTCTCACAAGACCCGTCCTGCTGTGGTTTCTACTATTACAAACCCCCCAGGGCAGCTCCGTTTAGGAAACCTGTTTGGTAGCGGAGAACAATAACAATGCAGAGAACCAAGTCGACAGGCAAAGTGGCTGCTTCTGGATAAGTCTCGTCAAGATAGTATAATGTGCAAATCGCTAACATTATCTCTCACTGCAGATACTCAAAAGCATTTGATGTGCTAACCAACTTTACTACTAACACGTAATGGTGACAAATAGAACTGCAATTGTTAATCAACTAATCAATTAGTTCAAGAGGAAACATAATTGCAAGATATGTTGATAAAGTTTTAAAAATGATGTTTTCAGACCCTCAAATATGGGGATTTCGCCTTTTTATGTTTTATATCAGGTTAAATGGAATACCTTTTGGTTTGGGACCGTAACaacaagacatttaaagacatcaTCCGGGACTTTCAGAAACTAAGATGGACTATTTTTCCTAGACCTAAGGATAACCGAGATAGCGAATGGCAGATTGATTGGTGTTGAACAGCATCATTAGTTGCTCCCCTAGTGGCCGAACAATGACAGCTGTGATGTAACCAAGGCTGGATTTGGCGTCTCACCAGACAAACTCTCTGCAGACGGAGCAGAAGGTGGGCTGGCTGAAGAAGGTCGCGCAGAACTCGTGGTTCTTGATTAAGTGAACCTTGGGCTGCTTGAAGGCTCCTCTCCTCCTGTTGAGGGTCGTCACTCCCTCCTCGGCAGAAACCTTCAACAAATGCTGACCCGCCGCTGAGAGGGGAGATCAATTCACAAATCATGCTAGTGTATTCCTAATCTGTTGAAAAGATGATGGTTAAAACAGCTCAGCTTaagacaaatatatatttttttcggaTGCCAATTCATCTCGACCAAGGAGGTTATGTTTCCAGAAGgaagaaaccattcaaatgagAAAAAGGCATATGAAACAAACCATTATTCCTTTGTGAGATAATGCATGATAAAGTTGCTTTTCTAGTTATTCTCTTCACAACCTTATTTGTTTACACTCTAGCCGATGACTCGATGAGCTTTGTTGATATTCCTTAAAGGACGGCACATTATCATGAATGACTCATCAGTGCAAATAGCCAAGGGGTATTTAGTGAAAAGCACTACTAGAAATAGAGGGAGGCCAacattgctgctgctgcttaatGGGGGGTAAACACGGAAAAATGCCATCTTTGATAGGCGGCTTCGACTGACGCAAATCAACAGGGTGGGTCAAAAGTCATGCAAAGAAGACAGTAAAGGAGGTGTGGGAGAGGTAAACAAAGGAGGCAGAGGAGATAGTGGGTAGAAGAGGGGGAGATGGGGTGAGATAGAGGGACAGGGGTAGCCTTAAAGAGACTATTGATAGACAGCGGAAAGTGTGATGAGGTGAGCGAGATAAACTTACTTCCTCTCTGCCATTCTCCTGACAGATGtttatgtttggaaagtgatCTGAGCCAAGACAGTGGGAGGTGagtgagagaggggggggggggggcagactgAGGGGGGCAGACATCGCTAAGGGCCGTTCACACATGACTAAAAATACTTCAGGCTGCTTTTCAGGAAACCTGTGGAGTGTGTAGGAGGCTGATGCAGTGTGGGGCTCTTTCATAACAacccctaccccccccccccccctttccctCTCATGACCCCTCCAACCCTAAACAGTGAACCCTGTCTGTGCTGCTCCCACGCAGAAATCCCCCCTCAACTAAACTAGTTTGTAAATATAATCCGATCCCACTCCATGTAGGCAGACAGCTGTATACCATATACCGGGCTCCCTGTCTGGATCCCAACTCCTGCTTCTGGCAGCCAAAGTGAAACTAAAACAGGCTTTCAAAAGCAGACAGTGATAGGAATAGGATGTTGAACTCCAATGGAAGACCATCTTATCAAGTGGCCTTATCTTACCAAATTAATGGTTTCATGTTTCCCCCTCTTCCCTGCACGGAGATCTACAACTCTCAAAGTACAGCCAGCCCTGAGGCTCGATTCCTTCCCGACCTTGAAGGCCTGTTACAGAGCTTTGGTTGTGAGGGCCACACCTGCAGTCAGCTGACAGGCCCAGTGAGAAATGTCACCAGGCTGCAGATTAACCCTTCGCtgtttgagagagagagtgtttaTTGCAGAGCAGTAAGCCCAGAGCATTTAGTCTCCTCACTCCTAAAAAGGTTGAAGATGAACTTATTAATGAACTCAAGATAAGGATTCCTTTCAAACAGCAAACATAGCTTTACATATAAACTCAAGGGATATGTATGTGGGTGTACTTGAGAGAAGAAGGAGAGGGgggaagagagaaagagagacgggGCAGGGGGTTTTCCCCAACAGCTGACACAACAACACTTCTTTCTTTAGATGACATCAATCCCTGGTGGTCTAGTGGTTAGGATTCGGCGCTCTCACCGCCGCGGCCCGGGTTCGATTCCCGGTCAGGGAACACTTGTTTTGAATGCCGGGTGAATGCTTTTTAAAACCAGGGTTTCTAAAACTTTTCATGGAAATCCTTTGAATGATTGACTTCCCCATGTCCGTCTATTGTTTACCCTTGACTGGGGCCAAACGGTGTGTATGTTATGACGGTTGCAGGGTTGCTTTCTAAATTTGCTTTGCCACGTCGACATAATCTAACCACACCCACACAATCCTGATGGAGAAGTTATATTTTTGAGGAATAAACTGATGACAGGTATAATTGGAGAAATACTTTTAACTGACTTATTAAGTCACAAATATGAAACAGTACAACATATTTCAAAGCGTTACCTGCATCCGTGTCCTC from Pseudochaenichthys georgianus chromosome 5, fPseGeo1.2, whole genome shotgun sequence harbors:
- the prkcdb gene encoding protein kinase C, delta b isoform X1, which codes for MAPFLRIAFNAYDVGTLPALTETPICAIKVKESVNTERGKILVQRKPTMYPSWKSTFDAHIHEGRVLEVVLMQSAEEPLANATVGLSVLAERCRKSKTAGCTEFWLDLLPSGRVQMAVQYFLEDTDAAAGQHLLKVSAEEGVTTLNRRRGAFKQPKVHLIKNHEFCATFFSQPTFCSVCREFVWGFNKQGYKCRQCNAAIHKKCIDKIIGRCTGTAANSRDTVFQKERFKIDMPHRFKQYNYKSPTFCDHCGSLLWGLYKQGLKCDDCSMNVHSNCQKKVANLCGINQKLLAEALLQISQKSMKTPAPNADDFGIYQDIRDAAVDPGADENGGRVVGPTPAPVTPTVSRVRITMNHLVFHKVLGKGSFGKVLLAELKGHGQFFAVKALKKDVVLMDDDVECTMVEKRVLALAWDNPFLTHLYSTFQSKEHLFFVMEYLNGGDLMFHIQDKGRFDLNRATFYGAEIIVGLQFLHSKGIIYRDLKLDNVMLDKDGHIKIADFGMCKEKVFGDVRATTFCGTPDYIAPEILLGQKYTFSVDWWSFGVLVYEMLIGQSPFQGDDEDELFDSIRSDTPHYPRWITKETKSLIELLFERDSTRRLGVVGDIRAHPFFKTINWPALEKREMVPPFKPKVKSPSDCSNFDREFLSEKPRLSHADKNLIDSMDQAAFAGFSFINPQLEDMMSK
- the prkcdb gene encoding protein kinase C, delta b isoform X2; translated protein: MAPFLRIAFNAYDVGTLPALTETPICAIKVKESVNTERGKILVQRKPTMYPSWKSTFDAHIHEGRVLEVVLMQSAEEPLANATVGLSVLAERCRKSKTAGCTEFWLDLLPSGRVQMAVQYFLEDTDAAAGQHLLKVSAEEGVTTLNRRRGAFKQPKVHLIKNHEFCATFFSQPTFCSVCREFVWGFNKQGYKCRQCNAAIHKKCIDKIIGRCTGTAANSRDTVFQKERFKIDMPHRFKQYNYKSPTFCDHCGSLLWGLYKQGLKCDDCSMNVHSNCQKKVANLCGINQKLLAEALLQISQKSMKTPAPNADDFGIYQDIRDAAVDPGDENGGRVVGPTPAPVTPTVSRVRITMNHLVFHKVLGKGSFGKVLLAELKGHGQFFAVKALKKDVVLMDDDVECTMVEKRVLALAWDNPFLTHLYSTFQSKEHLFFVMEYLNGGDLMFHIQDKGRFDLNRATFYGAEIIVGLQFLHSKGIIYRDLKLDNVMLDKDGHIKIADFGMCKEKVFGDVRATTFCGTPDYIAPEILLGQKYTFSVDWWSFGVLVYEMLIGQSPFQGDDEDELFDSIRSDTPHYPRWITKETKSLIELLFERDSTRRLGVVGDIRAHPFFKTINWPALEKREMVPPFKPKVKSPSDCSNFDREFLSEKPRLSHADKNLIDSMDQAAFAGFSFINPQLEDMMSK